Below is a window of Humulus lupulus chromosome 2, drHumLupu1.1, whole genome shotgun sequence DNA.
AGGAGAAGATGGAGGAGATACAATCGGAAGTTTACAGAGAGTTGCAGGAGGCTAGGTCTGAGTTTCAGCAATTCCCCAGAGAAATTGATTTGCTGAAACAAGAAATCCAACGGCTGCCAGtaatggagaagaagatggattATCTCGTAACTCACCTCACGAATTTGCTGCGAACTCAGGGCCAACACACACCAGATGAGACAATCGGGAGTGCTGAAGGGCCGGCCACAAACGGATTGGATGGGAGCCCAGGGGGACCGTTTCCTCACGCTTCACCTGAGAAGAGCATTCCGCCGGGCATGGGTTCGGCACCACCACCACCTCTGACGCAGGGAGCTTCGCACTTCGGGGATGTCAACACCGGCCACGATTATCGGCCAGTAAGAATGGAGTTGCCGCTGTTTTCGGGAGAGAACCCCGACGGGTGGATATCACGGGTGGAGAGGTATTTTCTTTTGATGCGCATGACAGAGCCGATTAAGCTAGAGTCGGCCATTGTGGGTCTAGATGGGGATGCCTTGACTTGGTTCCAGTGGGAACATCACAGACGACCGATTACCTCTTGGGCATCTTTGAAGAGGTTGATTTTGCAGCGGTTCAGAGAGGCTCCGGTGGGGTCAATTTCCGAGGAGTTGTTGTCGTTGAATCAGACCACATCCGTGAAGGAGTATCGCGTCCGGTGGGAGACGTTAGCAGCTCGGGTCCTCGACGTACCGGAGCATATTTTGGAAGGAAGCTTCATGAGGGGCCTCAAGGATGCGATCAAGGCAGCCCTCCACATTCTCCAGCCCATTGGGCTAGCCCACATAATGGATACGGCCCAGAGAGTGGAAGAAGGGCATCAACTCCTCCACTCGGGCCCTATATTCCGGCCCAGTTCCAACAAATCCAGCCCAGGGCCGCCGGCCCAATCCAGAAATGCCGTAGCTCCTGTGTCTTCACGCACGCATCAGCACCCTTCGATAGCAGCATCGTCTTCTTCGACAACCACCACTCACCAGCGCACAGGTACATCGGCGTTCGGCGCCGGCCAGCAGAGCAAGCTGCCGGCGTTCCGCCGCCTCACGGAAGCGGAGTATCAAGAAAAACGGGCTCGGGGCATTTGTTTTAAGTGTGACAAGAAATTTTTCAGAGGTCATGAATGTGAGCAACGAGCCTTACAAGTTCTGTTATTATCCGATGAGGATGACGCCCCACTTACCGAAGAATCTCCTCCACTGTCGCCGGAGTCGAAAGAGACGGTTGTCACTGAAGAAACTTTGGCCACCTTGTCACTAAATTCTTTGGTGGGCATTTCTTCAGCCCACACAATGAAACTGGCGGGGCACATAGGGCAGCGACCAGTCACGGTTCTCATTGATAGTGGGGCAACTCACAACTTCATCTCCATGGATGTCGTTTCAGCAGCGGGGCTTCCAATTACAGCGACAACTTGTTATGGCGTGTTGTTAGGTACGGGCGGGAAGGTGAGAACGGAGGGCATATGTGTGCAAGTGGAGTTGGATTTGGGGGCGTTGCGCGTAATCATAGATTTCTTGCCACTTGAGTTGGGGGGAGCCGATGTGATATTGGGCATCAAGTGGTTGGAGACATTGGGGAACATGCAAGTCAATTGGCGAACAATGATTATGAAATTCGAGATGGCGGGAACATGGATTACTTTGCAAGGCGACTCAAGTTTATGTAAATCCCCAGTCTCATTGAAGGCTATGATTCTTTCCGTTGAAAAAGAAGCACAAGGATTTTGGGTTCATTTTGGCGCATTTTCTACGGCAGAGGGAGTGAGCAGCGACGCCCCGCCCACACAAATTAAAGCTGTATTGCAGCGATTTGACGCTGTTTTTGGGTCGCCGAAGGGGCTGCCCCCTAGCCGTGGGAGAGAACATGCTATTGTGCTCAAGACGGGAACGGAACCGGTATCGGTGAGACCATATAGATATGCACAGGCTcaaaaagatgagatcgagaggTTGGTTTTGGAGATGTTGCAAGCTGGGATCATTAGACCAAGTACAAGCCCTTTTTCGAGCCCGGTCCTTCTAGTTAAAAAGAAGGATGGCAGCTGGCGGTTTTGTGTAGATTATCGGGCTTTGAATAGAGAAACGGTGGCGGATAAGTTCCCAATACCCGTCTTTGATGAATTGTTGGATGAACTTCATGGAGCTCGAGTGTTTTCGAAGCTGGATTTGAAGTCGGGGTACCATCAAATCCGGGTGGCAGCAAGGGATATAGAGAAGACGGCATTCCGTACTTATGAGGGGCACTACGAATTTCTTGTCATGCCCTTTGGATTGACGAACGCTCCTGCCACTTTTCAAGCTCTTATGAATGAGGTTTTTCGTGATTATTTACGCAAGTTTGTGCTGGTTTTTTTTTGCGATATTTTAGTTTACAGTTCCTCTATGGCGGAACATACACACCACCTTTCGCTGGTTTTGGAAAGACTGCAGCAACACACACTTTATGCCAACCAAAAGAAGTGTTTATTTGCTCAAAAACAAGTGGAATATTTGGGTCATGTGATTTCTGGTCATGGAGTGGCAGCGGACCCAAGTAAGCTTGCGGCTATGGAGGATTGGCCCACCCCAAGGACGATTAAAGAGCTGCGTGGGTTCTTGGGTTAAACAGGTTATTACCGGAAGTTTGTGCAAGGTTATGGGAGGATAGCAAAACCTTTGACGGATCAGTTGAAGAAGGATGCTTTTGGATGGACATTGGAGGCACAAGAGGCATTCCTACAGTTGAAGAAAGCCATGTGTTCGGCCCCGGTTTTGGCCCTGCCCAATTTTTCCGAGCCATTTGTGGTAGAAGCCGATGCATCGGGAGGAGGATTAGGGGCGGTTTTGATGCAATTTGGAAGATCCATCGCTTTTTACAGCCATGTTTTATCCGCTAGGGACTGTCTCAAATCAGTCTATGAAAGGGAGTTGATGGCCATCGTGTTGGCTATTCTTAAATGGCATCCTTATTTTCTTGGAAGACGGTTTGTGGTGCGAACGGACCAAAAAAGTTTGAAGTTCTTGTTGGAGCAGCGGCTTGTCGCTTGGGAGCACCAAAAATGGCTCACAAAGCTTCTTGGATATGATTTTGATATACAATACTGTCCGGGATTAGAGAACAAGGCAGCGGATGCCTTATCTAGGCTTCATGGGGACGCCACTCTTGCTGCCATTTCAGTTCCACACCTCATTTCCATACTGGATTTACAAGCACATGTAGCAAGGGACCCATTTCTAGCTAGAGTGATTGCGGAGTTGTCGATGGGTAAATCGTGTGGCGGGTTTTCTTGGGTACAAGGCTGTCTTAAGTTTAGAGGCAGATTAGTTTTACCATCTTCCTCACCTTTTATTCCGTTGTTATTGCAAGAGTATCATGGCAGCAAGGTAGGGGGACATTCGGGGGTTTTTAAAACATTTCAAAGGCTAGCGGCGAATCTATATTGGAGAGGAATGCGTAAAGATGTGCAGAAGTTTGTGATGGAGTGTGCGGTGTGCCAACAAAACAAATATTTAGCCCAGTCTCCAGCGGGTTTATTGCAGCCATTACCCATCCCGGAACAAGTTTGGGAGGACATTTCCATGGATTTCATTGAGGGGTTGCCAGTGTCCAATGGGTTTGACTCTATTCTAGTGGTGGTGGACCGGTTGAGCAAGTATGGTCACTTTATACACTTACGACATCCATATTCAGCGGCATCGGTCGCGGCTGTTTTGTGCAAGAGGTGGTCAAGCTTCATGGGATTCCACGATCTATAGTGTCGGATATAGACAAAATTTTTCTCAGCTTGTTTTGGAAAGAACTATTTAGGCTCCAAGGGACTGCATTAAAGCAAAGTACAGCATATCACCCACAATCCGACGGTCAAACGGAAGTGGTTAACCGTTGTGTAGAAACATACCTTCGTTGCTTTGTGAGCTCCAAACCCAGCCAATGGGCGAAATGGCTACCGTGGGCGGAGTTTTGGTACAACACTTCTTTCCATACAGCTGCTGGAATGACTCCTTTTCGAGCCCTTTATCACAGGGACCCTCCCCCTTTAATTAGATTTGAGCATGGCAGCACTAGAGTCTCGACGGTGGAGCAAACTTTGACGGAAAGGGATGACATTTTGGAGCTGTTACGGCAGAATCTACAGCGTGCCCAGCAGAAAATGAAGACTCAAGCGGACAAGAAACGGCGTGCTGTCACATTTGAGGTAGGGGACATGGTATACGTGAAGTTATGTCCTTATAGACAAAGATCGGTGGCTAAACGCTTGAATGAGAAGCTATCTTCACGGTACTTTGGCCCGTTTGCTGTGGTTGCACGAATCGGAGCTGCCGCGGAGCTGCCGCCTATCGTTTACAGCTACCCAATGATACCGCAATACATCCAGTTTTTCATGTATCACTCCTCCGAGCGGCACTGGGACCAAACTAGCAAGCCACTTCCCTTCCCACGGGCTTAACGGCAGATTTAGAGTGGTTGCTCGAACCCGAAGAGGTCCTGGAAGTTAGGCCGGGCACGCACACGGAGTCTCCCCAAGCTCTCATTAAGTGGACCAACTTACCAGCTTTTGAAGCCACTTGGGAAGATTTTTCAGTGATTCAAGAGCAATTTCCTCAttttcaccttgaggacaaggggAAACTTCTAGCGGGCGGTATTGATTGACCACCGATTACATTTGTGTACTCTAGGAGGCAGGGTAACAAGGCTGGGGTAAAGGGCAGGGGATAGTTAGTTATGTAAGTAAGAATACTGTGAGGTGGGGTGTAGAATATCCAGCTGGGGACTAGAGTTTAAATAGAGGAAAAGCACACGTGAATGTGTGTGGATTGTGTAACCAGTTATTGGGAGAGACTAGGCTCTCGAATTCCTAGTGTCTTAATTGAGGCTGATTTCCTTTTCATATTCTGGGCAATTCTTTGCTGTATTTTTTTCTGTTTTCTGGTTCTTTTGGCTGGCATTGTTATCTGTTGCAGGAGAGATCTACCAGTAATTTTTCAAATTATACCTCACCTATCATATGATTCAGTTAAAATAATGAATGGACTAAGTCATATTTTGGTAATACTGGACAAATTCATGTTTTGCTAATACTTAAGTATCTAGTAAAGCTATAGTTAGTTTTTATGTTATAGCacatatcttttattttattcccTATTAATGTCCAGCTAATCTTCAAAGCCGCGTCAAGAAAGGGAAAATGACACAAGAAAAGTTTGACAAAACCATCTCTCTTATTAAGGGTACCTTGGGCTATGAGAGCTTCAAAGACGTGGACATGGTCATAGAGGTAAAAAAATCTTTGTAATTGCTCATCATTTCAAAGCTGAAGAATAAAATCTTTACATGTGTTGTTCTCATTGCTTGAAACAGGCTGTTATTGAGAAGGTCTCATTAAAGCAACAAATTTTTTCTGAGCTTGAAAAATATTGCCCATCACATTGCATACTTGCCAGTAACACTTCCACAATCGACTTGAACCTGATTGGAGAGAAGACGAAGTCCCAGGATCGGATTGTTGGAGCTCATTTCTTCAGGTAATGTTTAGCGAGCTGTTTCCTTTTACCTTTCTTTTGTCTCAATTAAGAAAAAAACACTCAATCACTGAGTTATTTATGATACAGTCCTGCTCATGTCATGCCACTTCTGGAAATTGTTCGTACAAACAAGACATCTCCCCAAATTATAGTTGACTTGCTAGATGTCGGGAAAAAGATAAGGAAAACACCGGTAGTGGTTGGAAACTGCACAGGCTTTGCTGTCAACCGAATGTTCTTCCCTTATACTCAGTCGGGTCTTTTGCTTATTGAGCGAGGTGCAGATGTCTACCAGATTGATAAAGTAATCACCAAATTTGGAATGCCAATGGGCCCATTCAGGTTACTATTTCTTCTGAAGAAATTTAGTTTGGTCATCTTGTATTTGTTAAGTCTTAAAGTAATTGATTTGTTACaatattatgatcattgttgttTCTTTTGTGATGCAGGTTGGCTGATCTGGTCGGATTTGGTGTGGCAATCGCGACTGGCACACAATTCATTGAGAATTTTCCTGAGAGAACATACAAGTCCTTGCTTATACCACTCATGCAGGAGGATGGAAGGGCAGGTACTTAAATTTACACTATGAAAAATCTGGGTAGCTACTTATTTTTATGTGGACTAACATCTAGTAACTTGATGGATCTTAAGTGTTTTCTTTTTTGTACCTGTTTCAGGTGAAACTACTCGGAAAGGATTCTATACTTACGGTGACAAACGCAGGGCCAACCCGGATCCTGAATTGAAAAAATACATTGAGAAGTCAAGGAACATATCTGGTGTTGATATCGACCCTAAGGTGTCTCTCTTTCTATCTTATGCTTCCATGCATTCAAGTTATTTTCTGTCCTATTCTCTGCCTCACTCACTCAAATTTTCGGTCATATTTACGTTATTGAACCTGGCAACAGCTAGTGAAGTTATCTGAAAAGGATATCGTAGAGATGATATTCTTTCCCGTGGTGAACGAGGCATGCCGTGTCCTTGCTGAAGGAATTGCAGTCAAGGCAGCAGACCTCGATATCGCTTCTGTCATGGGCATGGGTTTCCCTCCATACAGGTTTGTAAAGTGTACCTGATCAACCACACCTTCATACTTAAAACTCCCCAGTCCCCACATAAAAGTTAATGTATTCTGTACTTCAGGGGTGGTCTCATATTCTGGGCTGATTCTCTTGGTTCCAAATACATATACTCAAAACTGGAGGAATGGTCAAAGATTTATGGGGAATTCTTCAAGCCTTGTGCATATTTAGCCGAAAGAGCAGCAAAGGGAGCTCCTCTGGTAAAAATTCTGAAACCATGCTGTGTtcattctaatattttaataagtAGTTAGTCCATGCTTCTACCACTTAAAGCTAGCTCAAGTAGTTTAGTGTGTGTGCGGGATTAACTAAGGGCTAGCTTTTCTTATTTTCCATGCTTccaaacaattttttttactgATCTTTTCCCAGTCTGAAATGTAAATCTTGACTATGCCTTTCTACTTGCAGAGTGCTCCATTGGATCAAGCAAAGTCTCGGCTATAAGAGAATGTGGTCAACAATGTCACAAAGCTGGTTTTGAGCTTCTTTTTATAGATTATATGTTAACCAAAGCCTTCTCTTTTCCTAAGGTGAGAACAGTGGTTTAGCAAAAGCAAAATAATGCATAAAATGGACTGAAAGCAACATATGACAAAATTAGTAGTCATGGTTTAATCAAAGGGTCCTTCAATCTATAGGAATTCTCATGGGATAAAGGTGTTATTATCATTGGTCTCGAGTATCGACTTTGTAACGACTTTTATGGTTGACCCTTATATGGGATAATAaggattttttttattcaatttttttagtttatgtcAGATGCTATATTAATTAATGTATGTTATAAGGTAAATAATTGATACATGTAATATATAATTGATATACTTTTAACATAGATATCAAAGAAaatgtttttttataatatattaaaatcgaccatataattatataaagaCCCTTCTCTTTAGACATAATAAGTTACTTATTTGACTACTTTTATGTtataaattttgtttttaaaaattaaatgaatGATGAAACTATGAATGTGTTTGTCCGCCAATATCTTTGAAGATTTCTTAAACATTTACTATGCCCATCTCTTTATATATTGAGGAAAATTATCCGGCTGTGATTGATTTTAATTGCTATCTAGGTATTTCAGTATTTTCAGTATATAAATaagttataattttatttttttatatgatggtgtataaTGTAATTGCAGAGGTGTTtcataaatttttagaaaattctaaataatttagaatgacaaaatcaaaatttaaacAATCTGTTGAACGATGCTTCTTTAAAAATTGATGTGTATACAACAAACTATTTCAATTATGATTTCATTATCCTGATTTatccaaaaaaatttaaaaatttgtgaGAGGTCCGCtgtaattacattatacattctcatgtaaaaaaaatttgcaaattATTCATATATAGGTAGTCGTTACCTATCCATATGATTatgaaaattataaattaatgaaTTTGTCTGTGTATATACTAATAAATAGTTTTAACTTGTATTATTATCTTTATCACCTAATATGCAAATACAACCACTTAATCCACTTTAGCACATATCCTCACTTCCTTCTTAAAATACAAAGCTTAGGGCAACTCCAGTGGCAAATATCATTTTTGTGTTAGGCAAGTATCAAAATGCTAAAATTTTAGCACCATATTTTTGTTCCCATTCCAACCATAACACTAAAAtttacacaaaaaaatatattctatattattatattattttatcttataaataaaataatataaatatatatttatttataaaatattaatataaaaagcaaaaagcaaaaaagaaaaaaagaaaaaaaaaagtaaaaaatggaTTATGCAGTTGGTATAGTATCCCACCATAGCATTTTTAGCATAATGGTGTGATGTTTGTGGTATGGTTGGGTTTAATTTAGTGCTAAATTAGCACCAAAATAAGTATATGTTGTTGCATTGGATTTGACCTTATGAACCAagacaatattttaaaaataatgttGAACGTGTTTGGATCtaaattctcatatatatatatatatatatatactaagtgCAATaggcacgtttgcttagttttttttatagaatttattcattatttttattaaatttatattaatgtcatataaatctcaaataaatatcctattttaattaaataatttatttatttttgttatagtttttgaatttgggagtaacaataatagattatatattacatgtttattgtaatattaaatattataagtggattttaaatttaagtttcttgctagtttttttttaaataatttgttgctaattcacagtatattatattatatgttgaatatgatattattataacaagtgagtttaagtttaattaaattttatttaagttataaaacttatgattttattatttttaaataattatcattgtaaaatatttcaaaaatgtcatattttaatttgtttgattatttattattttaaaatatctcaaaaatatcacattttaatttgttaaattatttattatttataaataattatcattgtaaaatatctaaaaaatatcctattttatttttttaattatttattttattttatttatgtttaagtatttacaaactaccgttaaatataaaaatattatgttaaatataagaatattccgttaaagttaacattaaaaaaaataaaaaaccgttaaaaccaaaaaatttcgttatctacacacttattatatagaagatatatatatatatatttatatatatactagtgagTCACGTGTGCCTAGCTAAGTCACTTAGGTACACGCAAAAactaaattatgtttttatttatgtatatttttttaaaaataatagtttATTACTATCAAAACCAAGCTAATATTTTATCTTGTTTATACATAAGTCTAATATCTAATTATTACTTAAAGGGACATTTGCGGTAATAATATCTATGTAGTTaattttgttgcacttaaatgtttatgtaaaaattttggCGGCAATGATGCCTATCGTTACGAATTTGGTGCAGACGTTGGTCCCTTGCCGTCAACTCTGATTAAGAACCAACGTGGTAGCCATGTGGTGGCACCTGATTGATccactcatttttattttaataaaatattataaaaatattttttgaaatttagttaattaaaattttaatttaaaaatataaaaatatgttatcatggtttgttatcatgaaaagatggttcaacgcctagtgcaaccaaattttcgacaaattttgtgataattacactatagtaaagttcaagttgaaaaacactttattttatgcaccaatgcaatgattCCTAtaagagagttcttatttaatcaagtgggggatatgttatattttaaaatataatgaatgattaaataagtgttacaatagataactatttaatctaatgggagaatgttatattattttataatataatgtaatattatattattttattatataatattttagattaaataaatgtgacaaagagtgtcacatattgtaacatataatagagagttacaatatttagatatatgtgaaatatccaaatatgtaacatatttggtgttacaaattcagtcacaaatttgtaacttccaaatattgcccattattgtgtagatttgttgttacacaatattgagatgaatttattaaagtcatatgtgaaatgactgttaTAGATATGATTTTGACCTCAATAacgtgttttgggggttacaaaatcaattgggagggtgttggaaccgtttcgaaaaacagcacatttttgtgtgctgaaattggtcagtggttgTGGCCACATgatgttggtggtcgcggcctggggaatagaggctagtggccgcgaccactgatgtTCCTGGCCGCGgttggaatttaaaattcaaagagtgtctctaaactctataaacagGAGCCTATTGcccacttgaaagacacaacttttctatccattagagcacttggctagaaaacaccttgaggcttgattattctagaaagcatttccaaaatctgtgagagatcccttagtgcttgagttagggggaaataagcttttggacaaaggttttaaaccttgttcaagttggtgatctccaacactcttcactttggttgtgtgagtgagagtttcttggtttttgttcttgttcttactttttcttctattgcttttcttctcattattcttgtcctatttacttgtacttttgtttaagagttgtatttctctcatttcctttgttcaaacacttttactttatttgtatcttcttacttagagttgtatttctctatcttcttcttctaattcttctattgtttatttgtatttttagtcatagagtgtaacactttttaatcaataattatttatttgtaatgttgacggtgagaactcgtcaatgatataaggttagaaaactcataCTGTATTGCaaaagatatcttagaagaagatggaaagaacttgaaggagcaaatatgcagaactacaatggagcaaaaatcgtatattccttaattgtctgTGTATACAACGAATTTTCCAACCtcttaacctgaggggttgaagcctatttatagatgggctctaatggcccctgatacaaggtggtccctaGGGACAAGAACGTACGCAGgtgcattgtcagg
It encodes the following:
- the LOC133819478 gene encoding uncharacterized protein LOC133819478, translating into MGPKKDFQLESLEEKMEEIQSEVYRELQEARSEFQQFPREIDLLKQEIQRLPVMEKKMDYLVTHLTNLLRTQGQHTPDETIGSAEGPATNGLDGSPGGPFPHASPEKSIPPGMGSAPPPPLTQGASHFGDVNTGHDYRPVRMELPLFSGENPDGWISRVERYFLLMRMTEPIKLESAIVGLDGDALTWFQWEHHRRPITSWASLKRLILQRFREAPVGSISEELLSLNQTTSVKEYRVRWETLAARVLDVPEHILEGSFMRGLKDAIKAALHILQPIGLAHIMDTAQRVEEGHQLLHSGPIFRPSSNKSSPGPPAQSRNAVAPVSSRTHQHPSIAASSSSTTTTHQRTGTSAFGAGQQSKLPAFRRLTEAEYQEKRARGICFKCDKKFFRGHECEQRALQVLLLSDEDDAPLTEESPPLSPESKETVVTEETLATLSLNSLVGISSAHTMKLAGHIGQRPVTVLIDSGATHNFISMDVVSAAGLPITATTCYGVLLGTGGKVRTEGICVQVELDLGALRVIIDFLPLELGGADVILGIKWLETLGNMQVNWRTMIMKFEMAGTWITLQGDSSLCKSPVSLKAMILSVEKEAQGFWVHFGAFSTAEGVSSDAPPTQIKAVLQRFDAVFGSPKGLPPSRGREHAIVLKTGTEPVSVRPYRYAQAQKDEIERLVLEMLQAGIIRPSTSPFSSPVLLVKKKDGSWRFCVDYRALNRETVADKFPIPVFDELLDELHGARVFSKLDLKSGYHQIRVAARDIEKTAFRTYEGHYEFLVMPFGLTNAPATFQALMNEVFRDYLRKFVLVFFCDILVYSSSMAEHTHHLSLVLERLQQHTLYANQKKCLFAQKQVEYLGHVISGHGVAADPSKLAAMEDWPTPRTIKELRGFLG
- the LOC133819479 gene encoding glyoxysomal fatty acid beta-oxidation multifunctional protein MFP-a, whose amino-acid sequence is MGSNAKGRTVMEVGDDGVALITIINPPVNSLSFDVLFSLKENYEQALRRNDVKAIVITGAKGKFSGGFDIGAFGGLQGGQKAEFSRPGFIAVEVLTDVVEAARKPSVAAIDGLALGGGLEIAMTCHARISTPTAQLGLPELQLGLIPGFGGTQRLPRLVGLPKSLEMMLTSKPVKGEEAFNLGLVDALVSPNELVSTARRWALEILERRRPWVASLYKTSKLESLGEAREILKFARAQVRKQAPNVKHPLVCIDVIEEGIVSGPRAGLWKEAEAFQELLHSDTCKSLVHVFFSQRGTSKVPGVTDLGLVPRHVKKVAIIGGGLMGSGIATALILSNYPVILKEVNEKFLQAGIDRIKANLQSRVKKGKMTQEKFDKTISLIKGTLGYESFKDVDMVIEAVIEKVSLKQQIFSELEKYCPSHCILASNTSTIDLNLIGEKTKSQDRIVGAHFFSPAHVMPLLEIVRTNKTSPQIIVDLLDVGKKIRKTPVVVGNCTGFAVNRMFFPYTQSGLLLIERGADVYQIDKVITKFGMPMGPFRLADLVGFGVAIATGTQFIENFPERTYKSLLIPLMQEDGRAGETTRKGFYTYGDKRRANPDPELKKYIEKSRNISGVDIDPKLVKLSEKDIVEMIFFPVVNEACRVLAEGIAVKAADLDIASVMGMGFPPYRGGLIFWADSLGSKYIYSKLEEWSKIYGEFFKPCAYLAERAAKGAPLSAPLDQAKSRL